A single region of the Chthoniobacterales bacterium genome encodes:
- a CDS encoding M23 family metallopeptidase: MKLLLFFFLTITAVRAIDLVLPTENDAIYRGGGADFYQYVQRNFEGAISYPWQGGQYGFVRDPVRTSDGLLFKRMHEGVDIKPLHRDGKGVPLDLVRTVADGVVMYVNERPGASNYGRYIVIKHDWDGCPYFSLYAHLNRADVKAGDHVRQGQTIGLLGFTGDGIDIVRAHVHFEINLFLTNNFDAWHSANFRGEPNPHGVYNGMNLTGIDVGNFLTKSHQDKTLTIPAFLAKEDVFYRVKVPAPGPVELARRYPWMAQGFRSGQAAEISFLRSGLPVKITSVEQQIGVPFVSWARPAGAPVGLYTKGYLQGSGKTLRLTAEGMKYLALFGEK, translated from the coding sequence ATGAAACTCCTCCTTTTCTTTTTCCTAACCATCACCGCCGTGCGAGCCATCGACTTGGTTTTGCCCACGGAAAACGACGCCATCTATCGCGGCGGCGGAGCGGACTTCTATCAATATGTGCAGCGCAACTTCGAGGGCGCGATCTCCTATCCGTGGCAGGGCGGCCAATACGGTTTTGTGCGCGATCCCGTGCGGACAAGCGACGGGCTCCTCTTCAAACGGATGCACGAAGGCGTGGACATCAAGCCGCTGCACCGCGACGGAAAAGGCGTCCCTCTGGACTTGGTTAGAACCGTTGCCGATGGCGTGGTGATGTATGTTAACGAGCGCCCCGGCGCTTCTAACTATGGCCGCTATATTGTTATCAAACACGACTGGGACGGCTGTCCGTATTTCTCGCTCTACGCCCATCTCAACCGCGCCGATGTAAAAGCTGGCGACCACGTGCGCCAAGGGCAAACGATTGGATTGTTAGGTTTCACCGGCGATGGGATCGACATCGTTCGCGCCCACGTTCATTTCGAGATCAATCTCTTTCTAACCAACAACTTCGACGCCTGGCATTCGGCCAATTTTAGAGGCGAGCCCAACCCGCATGGAGTTTACAATGGAATGAATCTCACCGGCATCGACGTCGGAAATTTCCTAACCAAATCGCATCAGGACAAGACGCTCACCATCCCGGCGTTTCTGGCCAAAGAAGACGTTTTTTATCGTGTGAAAGTGCCAGCGCCCGGACCCGTGGAACTGGCGCGACGCTATCCGTGGATGGCACAAGGCTTTCGTTCGGGACAGGCGGCGGAGATCTCGTTTCTGCGCTCGGGTCTGCCCGTGAAAATCACCAGCGTGGAGCAGCAGATAGGAGTTCCATTCGTATCTTGGGCGCGGCCCGCTGGCGCACCGGTCGGGCTCTATACCAAAGGCTATCTGCAAGGCTCTGGGAAAACCCTGCGACTCACAGCGGAGGGCATGAAGTATCTGGCGCTATTCGGAGAAAAATGA
- a CDS encoding ABC transporter ATP-binding protein → MIRIEGLTRNYGRLEAVRGIDLDIPQGEFFAFLGPNAAGKTTTIKMLAGLLKPTAGRAIVGGFDMQIDPAEAKKVIAYVPDFPFLYDKLTPVEFMRFVGELFLMDRASIREKTEALFEQFHLNEHRDQLIENLSHGTRQRVVISSALLHDPKVIIIDEPMVGLDPRHAAIVKQELKKRSAAGTTIFLSTHQLSVAEEVADRVAIINHGQVIALGTVDELKGLGTEKGALEKVFLELVGD, encoded by the coding sequence ATGATACGGATCGAGGGGCTCACCCGCAATTATGGCCGGCTGGAGGCGGTGCGCGGGATCGATCTGGACATTCCGCAGGGGGAATTTTTCGCCTTTCTCGGCCCCAACGCCGCGGGCAAAACCACCACGATCAAGATGCTCGCCGGTCTGCTCAAACCGACTGCGGGCCGTGCCATCGTCGGCGGCTTCGATATGCAAATCGATCCCGCCGAGGCGAAAAAAGTCATCGCTTACGTGCCCGATTTTCCATTTCTCTACGACAAGCTGACTCCGGTCGAATTCATGCGTTTCGTTGGCGAGCTTTTCCTGATGGATCGCGCGTCGATTCGCGAAAAAACCGAGGCCCTTTTCGAGCAGTTTCATCTCAATGAGCACCGCGATCAGCTCATCGAAAATCTCAGCCACGGCACCCGCCAGCGCGTCGTAATTTCCTCCGCGCTGCTGCACGATCCGAAGGTGATCATCATCGACGAACCGATGGTCGGGCTCGATCCGCGCCACGCCGCCATCGTGAAGCAGGAACTCAAAAAACGCTCCGCTGCTGGCACGACGATTTTTCTTTCGACGCATCAACTCAGTGTCGCCGAGGAAGTCGCGGACCGCGTCGCGATCATCAATCACGGCCAGGTCATCGCGCTGGGCACCGTTGACGAATTGAAGGGACTTGGCACCGAAAAAGGCGCGCTGGAAAAAGTGTTTCTCGAACTGGTCGGAGATTGA
- a CDS encoding CTP synthase — translation MKYIFVTGGVVSSLGKGLAAASLGTLLEHRGLKVSLQKFDPYLNVDPGTMNPFQHGEVYVLDDGAETDLDLGHYERFTNTVLTRANNVTSGQVYETVLGKERRGDYLGKTVQVIPHITDEIKARIYRLAAVQPCDVIITEIGGTTGDIEGLPFLEAIRQFALEVGPQNVVFMHVTLVPYIKAAGELKTKPSQQSIAKLREIGIQPQVLLCRTELPLGDDVREKLALFCNVPRKAVIEVRDVDHSIYELPLMLQQEKLDETVCQLLDLQTPPAEMADWKKFVQRVIYPRKRVKVAIVGKYIDLQDAYKSIYESLTIAAASQDCGVDLLKVDAEDIESDGADEILSGVAGVIIPGGFGDRGVEGKIQATRFARENHLPYLGLCLGMQVATIEFARNVVGLEDANSTEFDKDCKNPVICLLEEQKDVTDKGGSMRLGTWPTEIAPGTLAEKVYGTNKIFERHRHRYEFNMHYREQLLAKGYVISGTSPDGDLVEMMELPSEDFFIACQYHPEFRSKPTSPHPLFKGFLRAVLAHGME, via the coding sequence ATGAAATATATCTTCGTTACCGGCGGTGTGGTCAGTTCTTTGGGGAAGGGTTTGGCGGCGGCATCGCTTGGCACATTGCTGGAGCATCGCGGGCTCAAAGTGTCTCTCCAAAAATTCGATCCCTACCTCAACGTCGATCCCGGAACGATGAATCCTTTCCAGCATGGCGAGGTCTATGTGCTGGATGACGGCGCCGAGACCGACCTCGACTTGGGGCACTACGAGCGTTTCACCAATACTGTTCTCACTCGCGCCAACAACGTCACCAGCGGCCAGGTTTACGAGACCGTCCTAGGCAAGGAACGCCGGGGCGATTACCTCGGCAAAACCGTCCAGGTCATCCCGCACATCACCGACGAAATCAAGGCCCGCATCTACCGGCTCGCCGCGGTCCAGCCGTGCGACGTAATCATCACGGAAATCGGCGGCACGACGGGCGACATCGAGGGGCTGCCCTTTCTCGAGGCGATCCGGCAGTTTGCACTCGAAGTCGGCCCGCAAAACGTCGTTTTCATGCACGTCACCCTCGTGCCTTACATTAAGGCGGCGGGCGAATTGAAGACCAAACCGAGCCAGCAAAGCATCGCCAAATTGCGCGAAATCGGCATTCAACCGCAAGTCCTCCTCTGCCGCACAGAACTCCCTCTCGGCGACGACGTTCGCGAGAAACTGGCCCTTTTCTGCAACGTTCCGCGCAAGGCCGTCATCGAAGTGCGCGACGTGGATCACTCGATTTACGAACTCCCGCTCATGCTTCAGCAGGAGAAACTGGACGAGACGGTTTGCCAGTTGCTCGACCTGCAAACGCCGCCTGCGGAAATGGCCGACTGGAAGAAATTTGTCCAGCGCGTGATCTATCCTCGCAAGCGAGTCAAAGTCGCCATCGTCGGCAAATACATCGACTTGCAGGACGCCTATAAATCCATTTACGAGTCGCTCACCATTGCCGCCGCCAGCCAGGATTGTGGTGTCGATCTGCTCAAAGTCGATGCCGAGGACATCGAGTCCGATGGCGCCGACGAAATCCTCAGCGGCGTCGCCGGCGTCATCATTCCCGGTGGCTTTGGCGACCGCGGTGTCGAGGGCAAAATCCAGGCCACTCGCTTTGCCCGCGAGAATCATTTGCCGTATCTCGGCCTCTGTCTCGGAATGCAGGTCGCCACGATCGAGTTTGCGCGCAACGTCGTCGGACTTGAGGACGCCAACAGCACCGAGTTCGACAAAGATTGCAAAAATCCGGTCATTTGCTTGCTGGAAGAACAGAAGGACGTCACTGACAAAGGCGGCTCCATGCGACTCGGCACCTGGCCCACGGAAATCGCACCCGGCACGCTCGCCGAGAAGGTTTATGGGACGAACAAAATCTTCGAGCGCCATCGGCATCGCTACGAGTTTAACATGCATTACCGCGAACAACTGCTGGCCAAGGGCTACGTCATTTCCGGCACATCGCCCGACGGCGATCTCGTGGAAATGATGGAACTCCCGAGCGAGGATTTCTTTATCGCCTGCCAGTATCACCCCGAGTTCCGCAGCAAACCGACCTCGCCGCATCCGCTTTTCAAAGGCTTCCTGCGCGCCGTCCTCGCTCACGGAATGGAATAA
- the kdsB gene encoding 3-deoxy-manno-octulosonate cytidylyltransferase has protein sequence MNIVGIIPARWNSTRFPGKPLALIAGKPLVQRVWEQCAKAKELDRLIIATDDERIADAAADFGAEVAMTRPDHPSGSDRLAEVAQGLEAEAVLNIQGDEPLIDPDLIDRLAATLRCNSTLEMVTAATVSADPAALDNPNVVKVVLAQNGDALYFSRSRIPYQRDLGASPVVYRHQGIYGYRRDFLLQFVRWPQSTLEKTEQLEQLRALENGARIRVLITEHEAQGVDSPEDVAIVERALGWSR, from the coding sequence ATGAACATTGTCGGAATCATCCCAGCGCGATGGAACTCGACTCGTTTCCCCGGCAAACCGCTCGCCTTGATCGCGGGAAAACCGCTCGTGCAGCGAGTCTGGGAGCAATGCGCCAAGGCAAAAGAACTCGACCGGTTGATTATTGCCACCGACGACGAGCGAATTGCTGACGCGGCTGCTGATTTCGGAGCTGAGGTGGCCATGACGCGCCCCGATCATCCCAGCGGCAGCGACCGTCTGGCGGAAGTGGCGCAAGGTCTCGAAGCGGAGGCCGTTCTCAACATCCAAGGCGACGAACCGCTGATTGACCCGGATTTGATCGACCGACTGGCCGCCACATTACGATGCAACTCGACTCTGGAAATGGTCACCGCTGCGACGGTTAGCGCCGACCCGGCGGCGTTGGATAACCCGAATGTCGTCAAAGTCGTCCTCGCGCAGAATGGCGACGCGCTCTATTTCTCGCGCAGCCGCATCCCGTATCAGCGCGATCTGGGTGCAAGTCCGGTCGTTTACCGGCATCAAGGCATCTACGGTTATCGGCGCGATTTTCTCCTGCAATTCGTCCGTTGGCCGCAATCCACCCTCGAAAAAACCGAGCAGCTTGAGCAGCTTCGTGCCCTCGAAAACGGTGCGCGCATCCGGGTTTTGATCACGGAACACGAAGCACAGGGCGTCGATTCGCCCGAAGACGTGGCCATCGTCGAGCGCGCCTTGGGTTGGAGCAGATAA
- a CDS encoding HAD family hydrolase, which translates to MNPDIPSLRKKRIPPPLFKYNLRADPPKRPDFDTAKPAIFLDRDGTLMEEVGYCTKAKHVRVFSNASNSLHRLRKDGYLTIIITNQSGIGRGLILEEDYQKVHNEFLLQVGPELVDWTYFCPDHPDRPTPRRKPCIGMIEEAVRDFHIDLTRSWMIGDKASDIECGKAAGLKTILVATGYGADQECQPDYRVRDVAAAVDWIVVK; encoded by the coding sequence ATGAACCCTGACATCCCCTCACTGCGTAAAAAACGCATCCCCCCGCCACTCTTTAAGTACAATCTTCGCGCTGATCCCCCCAAACGCCCCGACTTCGATACAGCGAAGCCCGCCATCTTTCTGGATCGCGACGGCACTCTCATGGAGGAGGTCGGTTATTGCACCAAGGCAAAGCACGTCCGGGTGTTTTCCAATGCTTCCAACAGCCTGCACCGGCTGCGCAAAGATGGTTATCTGACCATCATCATCACGAATCAATCCGGCATCGGCCGTGGCTTGATTCTTGAGGAGGACTACCAGAAAGTTCACAACGAATTTCTTCTTCAGGTCGGCCCAGAACTGGTCGATTGGACGTATTTTTGCCCGGATCATCCAGACCGGCCCACGCCGCGCCGCAAGCCCTGCATCGGGATGATCGAGGAGGCCGTGCGCGACTTCCATATCGATCTAACTCGCTCGTGGATGATCGGCGACAAGGCGAGCGACATCGAGTGTGGCAAGGCGGCGGGCTTGAAGACGATCCTCGTCGCGACGGGTTACGGTGCAGACCAGGAATGCCAGCCCGATTACCGAGTGCGCGACGTCGCAGCGGCCGTCGATTGGATCGTGGTGAAATGA
- a CDS encoding PfkB family carbohydrate kinase, with amino-acid sequence MKRIGELLQAFRKKRLLVIGDVMLDEFIWGKVSRISPEAPVPVVEVSGESAYPGGAANVARNLKEFCDEAHVMGIIGTDRHGAQLRQLMLELGLDLRCLFEDADYKTIVKTRIVARQQQLVRVDREQLTAPASGQMEHALSCLEKILPEVDAVIFEDYAKGLLGQEFVTRATALIVDAGKIVTADPNPKNPLHWNSLTAIKPNRSEAFRCAGIEENDPDFDFTASSRLSEVSRKLLEKWHTQHLLITLGENGMVLFERDAEPYHIPTRAQEVYDVSGAGDTAIALFTLALASGATAREAAEISNHASSVVVGKLGTATLTPAELLASFERHSP; translated from the coding sequence ATGAAACGGATCGGGGAGCTGTTGCAGGCTTTTCGCAAAAAGCGACTTCTCGTCATTGGCGATGTGATGCTCGACGAGTTTATCTGGGGGAAAGTGAGCCGCATTTCGCCCGAGGCACCCGTTCCCGTGGTGGAGGTGAGCGGCGAATCGGCCTATCCCGGCGGCGCGGCGAATGTGGCCCGCAATCTCAAGGAATTTTGCGACGAGGCCCACGTAATGGGCATCATCGGCACGGACCGGCATGGCGCGCAGCTTCGCCAGCTTATGCTCGAGTTGGGGCTCGACCTGCGTTGTTTGTTTGAGGACGCGGACTACAAAACCATTGTCAAAACCCGGATCGTGGCCCGTCAGCAGCAATTGGTGCGGGTGGATCGCGAGCAACTGACGGCACCCGCTTCCGGACAAATGGAGCACGCGTTAAGTTGCCTGGAGAAGATTTTACCCGAGGTGGATGCGGTGATTTTCGAGGATTACGCGAAGGGATTGCTGGGGCAGGAATTTGTCACCCGCGCGACGGCATTGATCGTGGACGCGGGGAAAATCGTCACCGCCGATCCGAATCCGAAAAACCCATTGCACTGGAACTCGCTGACGGCGATCAAGCCGAACCGCTCCGAGGCGTTTCGCTGCGCCGGCATCGAGGAAAACGATCCCGACTTCGATTTCACTGCGTCGTCGCGCCTTTCCGAAGTGAGCCGAAAGTTGCTCGAAAAATGGCACACGCAGCATCTGCTCATCACGCTGGGTGAGAATGGCATGGTTCTCTTCGAGCGCGACGCGGAGCCGTATCACATCCCGACCCGCGCGCAGGAAGTGTATGATGTCTCGGGGGCAGGGGACACGGCGATTGCGCTCTTTACCCTCGCGCTGGCCTCCGGTGCGACCGCCCGTGAGGCGGCGGAAATTTCCAATCACGCCAGCAGCGTCGTCGTCGGCAAACTCGGCACCGCCACACTCACGCCCGCTGAATTGCTCGCCAGCTTCGAGCGTCATTCTCCTTGA
- a CDS encoding aspartate kinase, whose amino-acid sequence MSLIVQKFGGTSVGTTERIRNVAQRVLATQREGHQVVVVVSAMSGVTDNLIKLARDVSTSPTEREMDVLLATGEQTTIALTAMAINALGGKAISLTGAQAGITTDGVHTKAKISNITPRQLHQYLDSGHICIVAGFQGETAERLITTLGRGGSDLTAIALAAATKADLCQIFTDVDGVYTADPRIVPTAKKIPEISYDEMLEMASTGSKVMQSRSVEFAKKFGVLFEVRSSFNNNPGTLVKEETMSMENVVIRGVSVDRNQAKITITGVPDHPGVAARLFTAIADATINVDMIVQNVSSSGATDISFTVHKDELPKIETTLRPLVAEVGAKGFTAVDGIAKLSVVGIGMRNHSGVAAKLFETLSKGGINIQMISTSEIKISVILDEAKIVEAANLAHEGFGLGQSAAA is encoded by the coding sequence GTGAGTCTCATAGTCCAAAAATTCGGCGGCACATCCGTCGGCACCACTGAACGCATCCGCAACGTCGCCCAGCGCGTCCTCGCCACCCAACGCGAGGGCCATCAAGTCGTCGTCGTCGTCTCCGCGATGTCTGGCGTCACCGACAATCTCATCAAACTCGCCCGCGACGTTTCCACTTCGCCCACTGAGCGCGAGATGGATGTCCTCCTCGCGACCGGCGAGCAGACCACCATCGCGCTCACCGCCATGGCGATCAACGCTCTCGGCGGTAAGGCCATTTCCCTGACCGGTGCGCAGGCTGGCATCACGACCGATGGCGTGCATACCAAGGCCAAGATTTCCAACATCACCCCGCGTCAGTTGCATCAATATCTTGATTCGGGCCACATCTGCATCGTCGCCGGCTTTCAGGGCGAAACGGCGGAACGACTCATCACCACGCTGGGCCGTGGCGGCTCCGATCTCACCGCCATCGCACTCGCGGCGGCGACCAAGGCCGACCTTTGCCAGATTTTTACCGATGTGGATGGCGTTTATACCGCCGATCCGCGCATTGTCCCGACCGCGAAAAAGATCCCCGAGATCAGCTACGACGAAATGCTCGAAATGGCCTCCACGGGCAGCAAGGTCATGCAATCGCGCAGTGTCGAATTCGCGAAAAAATTCGGCGTCCTCTTCGAAGTTCGCAGCAGCTTCAACAACAACCCCGGCACCCTCGTGAAAGAAGAAACTATGAGCATGGAAAATGTCGTCATCCGCGGCGTCAGCGTCGATCGCAATCAAGCCAAAATCACCATCACCGGCGTGCCCGATCATCCCGGAGTCGCCGCGCGGCTCTTCACCGCGATTGCCGACGCCACGATCAACGTCGATATGATCGTCCAAAACGTCTCCAGCTCCGGCGCGACCGATATTTCATTCACCGTCCACAAAGACGAACTGCCGAAGATCGAAACCACCCTGCGCCCGCTCGTCGCAGAGGTCGGCGCCAAGGGATTCACCGCCGTCGATGGCATCGCCAAGCTTAGCGTCGTCGGAATCGGGATGCGGAATCATTCCGGCGTTGCGGCGAAATTGTTCGAGACCCTCAGCAAAGGCGGCATCAACATCCAGATGATCTCCACCAGCGAAATCAAAATCTCCGTCATCCTCGACGAAGCGAAAATCGTCGAAGCCGCCAACCTCGCCCACGAAGGCTTTGGCCTGGGCCAGTCAGCCGCCGCCTGA
- a CDS encoding SGNH/GDSL hydrolase family protein, whose amino-acid sequence MPLQSDDTLLFIGDSITDCGRDRQSDGPDSLGGGYVNEIARQLAMRQPPHEGWIRNRGNSGNRIYDIEQRLDADCLSLQPSVVFILAGINDVWRKFDSGVVSEIAEFQASFQRILERVRSEIGARIVILEPFLLPVPEDRRAWRVDLDPKIHGIRELAAKYASVYVPLDGLFAAECCHSPAAHWLPDGVHPSEAGHQLIAQAVLSRL is encoded by the coding sequence ATGCCTCTCCAATCTGACGACACTTTGCTCTTTATCGGTGACAGCATCACAGATTGTGGCCGTGACAGGCAATCGGACGGCCCGGACAGTCTGGGCGGCGGCTATGTGAATGAGATTGCCAGGCAACTGGCCATGCGCCAGCCGCCCCACGAAGGGTGGATTCGCAATCGGGGGAATTCCGGCAACAGAATTTACGACATCGAACAGCGGCTCGACGCGGATTGCCTCTCGCTCCAGCCGTCGGTGGTATTTATTTTGGCTGGCATCAACGATGTGTGGCGGAAGTTCGACAGCGGGGTGGTTTCCGAGATCGCGGAGTTTCAGGCGAGCTTTCAGCGCATTCTGGAGCGGGTCCGTTCTGAAATCGGCGCGCGAATCGTGATTCTGGAGCCGTTTCTATTGCCCGTCCCCGAGGACCGGCGCGCGTGGAGAGTGGACTTGGACCCGAAGATTCATGGCATCCGCGAACTGGCTGCGAAATATGCCAGCGTCTATGTGCCTCTCGATGGATTGTTTGCCGCCGAATGTTGCCACAGCCCTGCCGCTCATTGGCTGCCCGATGGCGTTCACCCCTCGGAAGCGGGTCATCAATTGATCGCGCAGGCAGTGCTTTCGAGGCTTTGA